The Nostoc sp. 'Peltigera membranacea cyanobiont' N6 genome contains the following window.
TGCGCTGCAACCTTACACAATCCTGTAAATAAAGGTTAATCAGGCTTTGATAGGAAATGCCAGTTTCTTCAGCAAGAACTCTGAAGTAATCAACTACATCCTCCTCAAGTCGAATTGTTACTTGCTTCTTAAGCTTATTAATGTATGGATTCTT
Protein-coding sequences here:
- a CDS encoding BrnA antitoxin family protein, with product MIYIVIMKEEYDFSQSIKNPYINKLKKQVTIRLEEDVVDYFRVLAEETGISYQSLINLYLQDCVRLQRKPSLEWMSNA